Genomic window (Roseivirga sp. 4D4):
GACCACTCAAAATGTGAGTCAGTTCTTATCCAATCAGTTCAGTCAATTGATTGCTCAACTGGACGAAAACCTCGAAGTTGACTTAGACTTAGCGGACCTAGATCAGGATGCCTTCAATACCTTCAGGCTTAGGCTTTCATATACCTTCTTGGACGGTCGCCTGAGAATTACTCGTGAAGGGGGACTTACAAATCTAGTGGATGTTAATAGCATTGCCGGTGATTGGACTGCTGAGTATCTGTTGACGGATGATGGCAGATATAAGGTGAAAGTTTATTCCAGAAACAATTACGATATAACCCGTCTTGCCAACACACAAAATGCCACCACAAACACCACAGGAGCCAGTATCACACAAACTACGAGTTTCAACAGTTTTCGGGAATTCTTCTCTGGTGTGAATAAAAAAAGGAAGAAGCGGAAGGAGACACCAAAAAAAGAAACTTCTGAGGAAGAAAGTGGAAACTTCTAAAGGGCATCTTAGTTATTAAAACAGCATGTCAAAAATCAACATCTTCTGGTTTAGAAGAGACCTTCGCTTTTACGATAACACAGCACTCAGTTACGCTCTTAAAGAAAACTCACCTGTACTTCCAATATTTATCTTTGATAAAAACATTCTGGACAGATTGGAGGAAAAAAACGATGCTCGAGTCAGTTTCATTCATGATCAGATCAGTCAAATGAACGATCAACTCGTTGCAGTAGGTTCCGGTATTAAAACCTTTTATTCCACACCTCGTGAGGTTTTCGAAAGAATTTCGAAAGAATTTGAAATTGAATCCGTTTTCACCAATCGAGATTACGAACCTTACGCCATCAAAAGGGATAATGAGGTAGAAGCCCTCTTGAGCTCGAGAGGAATAGGTTTCTACCCCTTCAAAGATCATGTGATTTTCGAAAAGGAAGAGATCACCTCAGGTAACGGCACTTTCTATAAAGTCTTTACCCCCTATAGTCGAGTTTGGAGAGACAAATTTCAAAGCAACCCTCCCATTCTCCAAGGTGATGCATTAACTCAAAAAAACTGGTCACAAACCGATGAGCAGGTGATTTCATTAAAAGAAATGGGTTTTGAAAAATCATCCATTGAAATCCCAACCAAAGACCTTGACAAAGAGGTTATAAAAAAATACAGTGACCAGCGTGACTACCCTGCCCTAGATGCTACTTCCAGATTAGGTGTTCACCTAAGGTTCGGTACGATCAGCATTAGAAAACTTGCACTTGAAACCGGAAAACTCAATAGCACTTTTCTTAATGAATTAATCTGGAGAGATTTCTACGCAATGATTTTGGCAAACAATCCTCATGTAACAGAAAAAGCCTTTAAGCCACAATATGACGAAATACCCTGGCGACAAGATGAGGAGGGATTTCAGAAATGGTGTGATGGAATGACCGGCTACCCCATTGTAGATGCAGGAATGCGACAACTCAATGAAACGGGATATATGCACAACCGTGTCCGCATGATAGTCGCCAGTTTTCTGACAAAACACTTACTTATTGACTGGCGCTGGGGTGAAGCTTACTTTGCTAAAAAGCTTTTGGATTTTGACTTAGCTTCGAATAATGGTGGCTGGCAATGGGCAGCAGGTACAGGCACAGATGCCCAACCCTATTTTAGAGTTTTTAATCCTGCCTCTCAAACTGAGAAATTCGATAGAGAGTTAAAATACATCAAAAAATGGATTCCTGAATACGGAACTGATTCCTATCCCGATCCAATAGTGGATCATAAATTCGCAAGGCTGAGGGCAATAGACACCTATAAAAAGGCATTAGCTTAGTAGATTAATTATCTTGCAACATGCGTTCCATGCTTTTGTGCCTAACTTTTTTGTTAGCTCAGGCTCTTTCATCTTTTGGTCAGGACACATTGCCAGACAACCGGCTTAAGAACATAGTGCTTTATGGAGGAATCGGATATGCGACCTCTATGGTAGTGTTAAGTCAGGCTTGGTATAAAGAACAAGGCTTTGATAGGTTCAAATTCTTTAATGACAATGCTGAGTGGAAGCAAGTCGACAAATTCGGACATACTTTTACCACATATAACTTCTCAAGAGTCAACTACCAACTCCTAAGAAAGACTCAGTTGTCTGATCATAAGGCGATTGTTTGGAGCAGTGCATTAAGCACCTTACTCCTTTTACCGGTAGAAATCCTGGACGGATTCTCACCAGACTTTGGATTTTCCTATGGAGATATGATTGCCAATGCTGCTGGTTCAGGACTTTTCTACCTACAACAAAAAGCCTGGAGTGAACAGCGCATTAAGATTAAATGGAGTTTCCACGAGACCAGCCTTGCGGGTCAAAGGCCCGAAATTCTGGGCAGTGGTCTTTTAGAAGAGTTGCTGAAAGACTACAACGGTCAAACCTATTGGTTATCCTTTGATGTTCATGCTTTTGCAAAAGAAAGTCGTTTCCCTAAATGGCTCAATTTAGCACTTGGCTATGGCGCACAGAATATGGTCTTTGCCAGAGACAATCAAAACGCTGTTGCGGGTTTCGAGAACTTTAGGCAATATTACCTCGGTATAGACTTTGACCTATCCTATATCAAAACCGATAAGAAATGGCTCAGAATCTTACTCTTTATGGCCGACATGATCCGTTTGCCAGCCCCTACCTTGGAGATCAACAAGGACGGTATCAGAGGACGTTTACTGTACTACTGACTAGTACACTTGAGGTCAAATAATTAAAATTGTCTGATTATGCTGAATCAATTAGTCTTGCCCTCATTGAAGTGTTATTTAAATCTGCGTCTTATACGCATGAAGTTGTTCTTCTAGGAATTTGGCCATGATTATGCGTGTATCAATTGGTAACTCCCTACCCTGTTTAATAACTTTATTCAGACCTTGTAGCGCCTTCTCAAAAACCATTGATTGAGACAAGTCATCTTCAATAGTAAAGGGGATCAGGTATGGACTCATGCACCTTACAAAAACCTCTAATTCATCATCAGATGTACTACCCGGTTTAGAAAATAGATTTAATCCATAGCCCCTTACAATTGATCTACTTTGTCGAATGACCTGAATTGGCGACACGTCTTGATCAAATGACATCAGGCAGTAACCACTACTTACGAGAATATCATATATCTCTTCTTCTGTTTCTATCATTTCAACCGGATATGGTAGATAAATTCTCGCTCCAGAGTTCAAGAACTCATAGGCTAACTTCCTCATCAGTTCGACATAAATGCTGTTCGGGTTGGGAATAAATGGGGATTTGGGTTCTCGATTAATGAACCCCATGCTAATGGCAAAAAGCTTCTTCATCATTAGAAATATTAGGATGAATAAATGATTGAACTTTGCCAGCCACTGAAATGTATAAAAAATTAGAACATCAGCCAATTTCTAATACCGAATACTCATTTGGTACAAATGAGGCTGAAGGGATATGATCTCAGTTCATCTGGAAGTCCTCATTAGTCAAAAGCTCCACGATCGATGGCTTAGTAGCCATTGGAATACCCCTACCTTTACTAATTGTCTCTTTCAGTTCTTCTAAAACTACTTCTGCCACCTTCTCTCTGGGAAAGTCTTTCTCAACAGTTTTTTCAATGCAATAAGGCTTAAAACACATTCTGAAATTAGCGATGGCAATGTTACGTTCTGCTTTTTCTCTAAAGGCCTTCGAACCTCTTACCAATTTACGTGCAAAGTCTTCGACAACTAACTCTGCTGTTTTTATAATGTCAGAAAAGTATTCTTCCTTCTCAAAGCTAAAAATCAAGTACCCCTCAATTGCCATCTCATTGATAAAGTTACTCACCTGATTTAGCCTTTCGTTGGGTAAAATACAATCTGCTCCAACTTTGTTGAATTCCTTAATTAAGTCCTTCATTATATAGACAAAGTAGTTACTCTCTGAAACCGGATTTTTGATTTCACTTACCTGATTGATTAATCCCATACTTAAACCGTAGTATTGTTTTTCCATAGCGATTATGTCTTTTTAACCTTAGTACCACGGCTCTTAAAATAGTCATCAAGAAAATTCAATTTTCTTTAAATCAGAGATAGTGCACCATGAACTTTTCAAGGACAACTTCAGCCTTGGTTCAAACAATAACCATACCTTTGTATCACAAGCCAACTTATCGCCCTGACTTGTCGGGGAGGAAAGTCCGGGCACCAAAGGGAAGCATAGCGGCTAACAGCCGTCTCCCCGACTTGTCGGGGAAGGACAAGTGCAACAGAAAGAATGTACAGGTAATGCTGTAGTGAAATCAGGTAAACTCTATGCGGTGAAATGCCATGTAAGCTTGCGTTTGAGAGTTCCCGCTCGATGTAAGTGGGTAGGCAGATTGATCTCTTGAGTAATTAAGAGACTAGATAAATGATAAGAACTTCTCGATTAGTCGAGATATGACAGAACCCGGCTTATCGGCTTGTTTTTAAAAAGGTCGTGGCAAACTATTTGTTTAGAATGTCACGACCTTTTATTATTGATTAAAATATTGAACATGGCAAAGATTCTGATCATCGATGATGAACAAAGTATAAGAAGCACGCTTCGAGAAATTCTGGAATATGAAAAATATACGATTGACGAAGCAAAGGATGGTCAAGAAGGCTTAGACAAGCTAATCGCCAACAAGTATGACATTGCTCTATGCGATGTTAAAATGCCAAAAATGGATGGCATAGAGTTATTAGAACGGGTACAGATGGCAGGGTTAGACACTCAGTTCATCATGATCTCTGCGCATGGCACCATTGAAACCGCGGTAGATGCTACAAAAATGGGTGCCTTTGATTTCGTACCCAAGCCACCAGACCTGAACCGATTATTGCTAACGGTTAAAAACGCTTTAGACAAGAGTTCGTTGGTGACCGAAACCAAAACCCTCAAGAAGAAGCTATCCAAGCGATATGAGATGATCGGTGAATCCGGTTCATTATCAGAGGTTAAAGAGATGATGGACAAAGTTGGCCCAACAGATGCTAGGGTACTCATTACTGGACCAAACGGAAGTGGTAAGGAGCTTGTGGCAAGGGGAATACACGAAAGAAGTAATCGAGCCAGCGCTCCATTTATAGAGGTTAACTGCGCGGCAATTCC
Coding sequences:
- a CDS encoding cryptochrome/photolyase family protein, encoding MSKINIFWFRRDLRFYDNTALSYALKENSPVLPIFIFDKNILDRLEEKNDARVSFIHDQISQMNDQLVAVGSGIKTFYSTPREVFERISKEFEIESVFTNRDYEPYAIKRDNEVEALLSSRGIGFYPFKDHVIFEKEEITSGNGTFYKVFTPYSRVWRDKFQSNPPILQGDALTQKNWSQTDEQVISLKEMGFEKSSIEIPTKDLDKEVIKKYSDQRDYPALDATSRLGVHLRFGTISIRKLALETGKLNSTFLNELIWRDFYAMILANNPHVTEKAFKPQYDEIPWRQDEEGFQKWCDGMTGYPIVDAGMRQLNETGYMHNRVRMIVASFLTKHLLIDWRWGEAYFAKKLLDFDLASNNGGWQWAAGTGTDAQPYFRVFNPASQTEKFDRELKYIKKWIPEYGTDSYPDPIVDHKFARLRAIDTYKKALA
- a CDS encoding DUF2279 domain-containing protein; this translates as MLAQALSSFGQDTLPDNRLKNIVLYGGIGYATSMVVLSQAWYKEQGFDRFKFFNDNAEWKQVDKFGHTFTTYNFSRVNYQLLRKTQLSDHKAIVWSSALSTLLLLPVEILDGFSPDFGFSYGDMIANAAGSGLFYLQQKAWSEQRIKIKWSFHETSLAGQRPEILGSGLLEELLKDYNGQTYWLSFDVHAFAKESRFPKWLNLALGYGAQNMVFARDNQNAVAGFENFRQYYLGIDFDLSYIKTDKKWLRILLFMADMIRLPAPTLEINKDGIRGRLLYY
- a CDS encoding sigma-54-dependent transcriptional regulator, which codes for MAKILIIDDEQSIRSTLREILEYEKYTIDEAKDGQEGLDKLIANKYDIALCDVKMPKMDGIELLERVQMAGLDTQFIMISAHGTIETAVDATKMGAFDFVPKPPDLNRLLLTVKNALDKSSLVTETKTLKKKLSKRYEMIGESGSLSEVKEMMDKVGPTDARVLITGPNGSGKELVARGIHERSNRASAPFIEVNCAAIPAELIESELFGHEKGAFTSAHKQRIGKFEQANEGTLFLDEIGDMSLSAQAKVLRALQEHKITRVGGDKDINVNVRVLAATNKDLKKEIEETNFREDLYHRLSVILVQVPPLKDRKDDIPLLVDKFLDDIAHEYGTKKKEVTADGFKALQAYDWSGNIRELRNVTERLVIMCGESIGAEDVEKYLV